The Listeria welshimeri serovar 6b str. SLCC5334 genome has a window encoding:
- a CDS encoding carbamoyl phosphate synthase small subunit, with amino-acid sequence MTKRILMLEDGNYFIGDAIGSEKETIGEVVFNTGMTGYQETITDPSYYGQIITFTYPLVGNYGVNRDDFESINPAVKGVVVREAAEFPSNWRNQMTLNEFLKEKGIPGIAGIDTRKLTKLIRKEGTLKGILAAETANKEELLHHLRSVRLPVDQVHEVSSAKAFASPGGGKRVVLVDYGVKSSILRELNKRNCYVTVVPYNTTAEEILAMHPDGVMLSNGPGDPKDVPEALEMIRGIQGKLPLFGICLGHQLFALANGADTFKLKFGHRGANHPVKELATGRVDFTAQNHGYAVEKESLIGTDLKVTHIELNDETVEGLAHKEYQAYTVQYHPEANPGPSDVNYLFDEFMEMMNGKEESEIHA; translated from the coding sequence ATGACAAAACGAATTTTAATGCTAGAAGATGGCAATTATTTTATCGGGGACGCGATTGGTAGTGAAAAAGAAACTATAGGAGAAGTTGTTTTTAATACAGGAATGACAGGTTATCAAGAAACAATCACAGATCCTTCCTATTACGGTCAGATTATTACTTTCACCTATCCACTCGTTGGGAATTATGGAGTGAATCGCGACGATTTTGAATCCATCAATCCAGCTGTCAAAGGCGTTGTAGTGCGGGAAGCTGCTGAATTTCCTTCTAACTGGCGCAATCAAATGACATTAAATGAATTTTTGAAAGAAAAAGGTATTCCCGGAATTGCGGGGATTGATACGCGTAAATTAACGAAACTAATCCGTAAAGAAGGGACATTGAAAGGCATTTTAGCAGCAGAAACAGCTAATAAAGAAGAATTGTTACACCATTTGCGTTCAGTTCGTTTGCCGGTTGACCAAGTGCATGAAGTTTCCTCGGCTAAAGCATTTGCAAGCCCAGGTGGTGGTAAACGAGTCGTGCTAGTTGATTACGGTGTGAAAAGCTCGATTTTACGTGAATTAAATAAACGTAATTGCTATGTGACAGTTGTTCCATACAATACAACAGCCGAAGAAATTCTTGCAATGCACCCAGATGGCGTAATGTTATCAAATGGACCTGGGGATCCAAAAGATGTTCCAGAAGCACTAGAAATGATTCGTGGTATTCAAGGTAAACTACCATTATTTGGAATCTGCTTAGGGCATCAACTGTTTGCACTTGCGAACGGAGCAGATACATTTAAGTTGAAATTCGGTCACCGTGGTGCGAATCATCCGGTAAAAGAACTAGCTACAGGACGAGTGGACTTCACTGCCCAAAATCACGGTTATGCAGTAGAAAAAGAATCGCTAATTGGAACTGATTTAAAAGTAACGCATATTGAATTAAATGATGAAACGGTAGAAGGACTGGCACACAAGGAATATCAAGCATATACAGTACAGTATCATCCAGAAGCAAATCCAGGGCCAAGTGATGTAAATTACTTATTTGATGAATTTATGGAAATGATGAATGGGAAAGAGGAGAGTGAAATCCATGCCTAA
- the pyrF gene encoding orotidine-5'-phosphate decarboxylase, protein MNKPIIALDFQTYEEVETFLANFSGESLSVKVGMELFYSNGPIIVEKIKQQNHAIFLDLKLHDIPNTVKSAMISLAKLGVDMVNVHAAGGKKMMEFAREGLEIGAGSGKRPKLIAVTQLTSTSEAAMQTEQIVKASLLESVLHYSDLTKQAGLDGVVCSALEAEEIRLQNGEDFLRVTPGIRLLSDAANDQIRVVTPEKARVIGSTNIVVGRSITRANDPVKAYNQVLKEWNV, encoded by the coding sequence ATGAATAAACCAATTATCGCGCTAGATTTCCAAACTTATGAAGAAGTAGAGACTTTTCTAGCCAATTTTTCCGGAGAATCTTTATCTGTAAAAGTAGGCATGGAACTTTTTTATAGCAACGGTCCAATTATTGTTGAAAAAATAAAACAGCAGAATCATGCCATTTTTCTAGATTTAAAACTCCACGATATCCCCAATACGGTCAAAAGTGCAATGATTAGTTTGGCGAAATTAGGCGTGGATATGGTTAATGTACATGCGGCTGGTGGGAAAAAAATGATGGAATTTGCTCGTGAAGGTTTAGAAATAGGAGCTGGTAGTGGAAAACGTCCCAAACTGATTGCAGTGACTCAGCTTACTAGTACAAGTGAAGCAGCTATGCAAACGGAACAAATAGTAAAAGCAAGCCTTCTAGAATCCGTACTACATTATAGTGATTTAACGAAACAAGCGGGACTAGATGGGGTAGTTTGCTCTGCACTGGAAGCGGAAGAGATTAGACTGCAAAATGGGGAGGATTTTTTACGAGTAACACCGGGAATTCGACTACTAAGTGATGCAGCCAATGACCAAATCCGTGTTGTCACACCTGAAAAAGCTCGTGTCATTGGATCTACAAATATTGTTGTTGGTCGTTCTATTACCCGAGCGAATGACCCAGTCAAAGCCTATAATCAAGTTTTAAAGGAGTGGAATGTATGA
- a CDS encoding dihydroorotase, translating to MYVLKNGQILNESGELENKDVLIQNGKVNLIADSIEVTSGEEFDATGKLIAPGFIDVHVHLREPGGEHKETILTGTKAAARGGYTTICSMPNTKPVPDSKEVMERLQAKIKETAEVRVLPYASITTSLGTDELVDFEALKEAGAFAFTDDGVGVQLAGTMYEAMKRAAALDMAIVAHCEDNSLIYGGVVHDGIFAEREGLKGIPNIAESVQIARDVLLAEAAGCHYHVCHISTKESVRVVRDAKRAGIRVTAEVSPHHLILDEEAIPGNDGQWKMNPPLRSKADRAALLEGLLDGTIDFIATDHAPHAAEEKNVPMEQAAFGIVGLETAFPLLYTHFVQTNEWTLKQLIDWMTVKPAECFKLPYGKLEEGTTADIVVLDLEKEATIDPDTFYSKGKNTPFVGETCIGWPVATFVEGTLVYKEGESK from the coding sequence ATGTACGTATTAAAAAATGGACAAATTTTAAATGAATCAGGCGAACTCGAGAACAAAGATGTTCTTATTCAAAATGGTAAAGTCAACTTGATTGCAGATTCGATTGAGGTAACAAGTGGTGAGGAATTTGACGCCACAGGTAAGCTAATTGCACCAGGCTTTATCGACGTCCATGTACATCTTCGTGAGCCAGGCGGGGAACATAAGGAAACTATTTTGACAGGAACGAAAGCGGCAGCACGTGGTGGTTATACGACAATTTGCTCGATGCCTAATACAAAACCGGTTCCAGATTCCAAAGAAGTAATGGAAAGATTACAAGCGAAAATTAAAGAAACAGCAGAGGTTCGTGTTTTACCGTACGCATCAATTACAACAAGTCTTGGAACGGACGAACTAGTAGATTTTGAAGCTTTAAAAGAAGCAGGCGCATTTGCTTTCACAGATGATGGGGTTGGCGTGCAATTAGCTGGAACAATGTATGAGGCGATGAAGCGAGCGGCGGCACTAGATATGGCAATTGTGGCTCACTGCGAAGATAACTCACTTATTTACGGCGGTGTTGTCCATGATGGGATTTTTGCTGAAAGAGAAGGCTTGAAAGGTATTCCAAATATTGCTGAGTCGGTTCAAATTGCGAGGGACGTTTTGTTAGCGGAAGCGGCGGGCTGTCACTATCATGTTTGCCATATTTCTACAAAAGAATCTGTTCGGGTTGTACGAGATGCGAAACGGGCCGGAATTCGCGTTACTGCAGAAGTTTCCCCACATCACTTAATTTTAGACGAAGAAGCTATTCCAGGAAATGATGGTCAGTGGAAAATGAATCCACCACTTCGGAGCAAAGCTGATCGGGCGGCGCTTTTAGAAGGATTACTTGATGGGACCATTGATTTTATTGCAACAGACCATGCCCCACACGCAGCGGAAGAAAAAAATGTGCCGATGGAGCAAGCGGCATTCGGAATTGTAGGTCTAGAAACAGCATTCCCATTACTGTATACACATTTTGTTCAAACGAATGAATGGACATTAAAACAGCTAATTGACTGGATGACGGTGAAACCAGCAGAATGCTTTAAACTACCATATGGCAAACTAGAAGAAGGTACAACAGCGGATATCGTTGTGCTTGATTTAGAAAAAGAAGCTACCATTGACCCAGACACTTTTTATTCAAAAGGAAAAAATACACCATTCGTTGGAGAAACGTGTATCGGCTGGCCAGTGGCGACGTTTGTAGAAGGAACACTTGTATACAAGGAGGGGGAAAGCAAATGA
- the carB gene encoding carbamoyl-phosphate synthase large subunit yields MPKRDDIKTILVIGSGPIVIGQAAEFDYAGTQACLSLKEEGYRVVLVNSNPATIMTDAEMADKVYIEPITLDFVSRIIRKERPDAILPTLGGQTGLNMAMELSAAGILDECNVEVLGTDLTAIKKAEDREAFRDLMNELGEPVPESDIIHNLDEAYSFVERIGYPVIVRPAYTLGGSGGGICHNEQELIETVTSGLKLSPVTQCLLEKSIAGFKEVEYEVMRDANNNAMVVCNMENIDPVGIHTGDSIVVAPSQTLSDREYQLLRDVSLKIIRALEIEGGCNVQLALDPDSYNYYVIEVNPRVSRSSALASKATGYPIAKLAAKIAVGLTLDEVRNPVTGTTFAHFEPTLDYVVAKIPRFAFDKFEQADRRLGTQMKATGEVMAIGRSWEEALLKAVRSLEVGADHLLLEEAENADEETLERKICFPEDDRLFFLAAALRRGQTIEQLHEKTKIDLFFLYKLSKSIELENRVKENPQNEAILAEAKRAGFSDAFLATCWNIDEQAIYDLRKAQNLFPVYKMVDTCAAEFESTTPYFYSTYEEENESTRSAKESVIVLGSGPIRIGQGVEFDYATVHSVWAIQQAGYEAIIINNNPETVSTDFSISDKLYFEPLTLEDVMHVIEIEQPLGVVVQFGGQTAINLADGLAKRGVKILGTSLEDTDRAENRDAFEKALEILQIPQPAGKTATSVEEAIKVATDIGYPVLVRPSYVLGGRAMEIVESEEALKHYMTNAVKVNPKHPVLVDRYVSGQEVEVDAISDGENVLIPGIMEHIERAGVHSGDSIAVYPAQRLSQQVKNTIVDYTTRLATGLNIIGMLNIQYVVDGEEVFVIEVNPRSSRTAPFLSKITEIPMANVATRVILGENLIDLGYTPGLAPEKQEIFVKVPVFSFAKLRSVDTSLGPEMKSTGEVMGKDVTLEKALYKGFVASGTTMHDYGTVLLTVADRDKKEAVELAKRFNRIGFTIMATKGTASTLEEAEIPVSQVKKIGENQETLIDYIRNGQVTLVVNTLTTGKRPERDGFQIRRESVENGIPVCTSLDTAEAILRVLESRSFELESMNASEVKQPKVRV; encoded by the coding sequence ATGCCTAAACGTGACGATATAAAAACAATTCTTGTAATCGGTTCTGGCCCAATTGTTATCGGACAAGCAGCGGAGTTTGATTATGCGGGAACACAAGCTTGCCTGAGTTTGAAAGAAGAAGGTTACCGAGTGGTTTTAGTGAACTCGAACCCAGCGACGATTATGACGGATGCCGAAATGGCGGACAAAGTATACATTGAGCCAATTACCCTTGATTTTGTATCGCGCATCATTCGTAAAGAGCGCCCAGATGCCATTTTACCAACGCTTGGAGGACAAACGGGGCTGAATATGGCAATGGAACTTTCTGCTGCTGGAATCTTGGATGAATGTAACGTAGAAGTACTTGGAACGGATTTAACAGCGATAAAAAAAGCGGAAGACCGCGAAGCATTTCGTGATTTGATGAATGAACTTGGGGAACCAGTGCCAGAAAGCGATATTATTCATAATTTGGACGAAGCTTATAGTTTTGTCGAACGAATTGGTTATCCGGTTATCGTTCGTCCAGCTTATACGCTTGGTGGTTCTGGTGGTGGGATTTGTCACAATGAACAAGAATTAATCGAAACTGTGACGAGTGGTTTAAAACTTAGTCCAGTTACACAATGTTTATTAGAAAAAAGTATTGCTGGCTTTAAAGAAGTGGAATATGAAGTCATGCGTGATGCGAACAATAATGCCATGGTGGTTTGTAATATGGAGAATATTGACCCAGTTGGCATACATACAGGAGATTCGATTGTTGTCGCACCAAGTCAAACACTTTCCGACCGCGAATATCAACTGCTACGAGATGTATCATTAAAAATTATTCGCGCGCTTGAAATTGAAGGCGGCTGTAACGTTCAGCTGGCACTTGATCCGGATAGTTATAATTACTATGTTATCGAAGTAAACCCACGTGTGAGTCGTTCTTCTGCGCTAGCTTCCAAAGCGACGGGCTATCCAATTGCAAAACTAGCAGCAAAAATCGCTGTTGGTTTGACGCTAGATGAAGTTAGAAATCCAGTGACAGGAACAACTTTTGCTCATTTTGAACCAACACTTGATTATGTTGTTGCTAAAATTCCACGCTTTGCTTTCGACAAATTTGAACAAGCGGATCGTCGTCTTGGAACACAAATGAAAGCGACAGGAGAAGTAATGGCAATCGGTCGTTCCTGGGAAGAAGCGCTTTTAAAAGCAGTGCGCTCACTAGAAGTCGGTGCTGACCACTTATTACTAGAGGAAGCGGAGAATGCAGACGAAGAAACTTTAGAACGTAAAATTTGTTTCCCAGAAGATGATCGTTTATTCTTTCTCGCAGCAGCCTTGCGACGTGGGCAAACAATCGAACAACTCCACGAGAAAACAAAAATAGATTTATTTTTCCTATACAAATTAAGCAAATCAATTGAACTAGAAAATCGTGTGAAAGAAAATCCGCAAAATGAAGCGATTTTAGCAGAAGCAAAACGGGCAGGATTTTCCGACGCTTTCCTTGCAACTTGTTGGAATATAGACGAACAAGCGATTTATGACTTACGCAAAGCGCAAAATCTTTTTCCTGTATATAAAATGGTTGATACGTGCGCAGCTGAATTTGAATCGACCACACCTTACTTCTATAGCACTTACGAAGAGGAAAATGAGTCAACACGCTCAGCAAAAGAAAGTGTGATTGTCCTTGGATCGGGTCCGATTCGGATTGGACAAGGTGTCGAATTCGACTATGCGACTGTACATTCGGTATGGGCAATTCAACAAGCAGGTTATGAAGCAATCATCATCAATAATAATCCAGAAACAGTTTCGACGGACTTTAGTATTTCGGACAAATTATATTTTGAACCACTGACATTAGAAGATGTGATGCACGTAATTGAAATTGAGCAGCCACTAGGGGTTGTTGTACAATTTGGTGGACAAACGGCTATTAACTTAGCGGATGGATTAGCTAAAAGAGGCGTTAAAATTCTTGGTACAAGTTTAGAAGATACGGATCGCGCGGAAAATCGTGATGCTTTTGAAAAAGCGCTAGAAATCTTACAAATCCCGCAACCAGCTGGGAAAACGGCCACTTCAGTAGAAGAAGCAATCAAAGTAGCAACTGATATTGGCTATCCGGTTTTAGTACGCCCATCCTATGTTCTTGGTGGTCGAGCAATGGAAATTGTAGAGTCAGAAGAAGCGTTAAAACATTATATGACAAACGCTGTAAAAGTAAATCCGAAACACCCCGTTTTAGTAGACCGTTATGTTAGCGGCCAAGAAGTAGAAGTGGATGCCATCAGTGACGGCGAAAATGTGCTAATTCCAGGAATTATGGAACACATTGAGCGCGCAGGTGTTCATTCAGGCGACTCGATTGCTGTTTATCCAGCACAACGATTAAGCCAGCAGGTGAAAAATACGATTGTGGATTATACGACAAGACTAGCAACTGGCTTAAATATTATCGGTATGCTTAACATCCAATACGTGGTAGATGGCGAAGAAGTTTTCGTCATTGAAGTAAATCCACGTTCCAGTCGAACAGCACCATTTTTAAGTAAAATTACGGAAATTCCAATGGCAAATGTGGCGACGAGAGTGATTTTAGGAGAGAACTTAATCGACCTAGGCTACACGCCAGGACTTGCACCAGAAAAACAAGAAATTTTTGTAAAAGTACCAGTGTTCTCTTTCGCAAAATTACGTAGTGTCGACACATCACTTGGACCTGAAATGAAATCAACAGGAGAAGTTATGGGGAAAGATGTGACGCTTGAAAAAGCACTCTATAAAGGCTTTGTAGCGAGCGGGACAACGATGCATGATTATGGAACGGTACTTCTAACAGTAGCTGACCGTGATAAAAAAGAAGCAGTTGAACTAGCGAAAAGATTTAATCGAATTGGGTTTACCATTATGGCGACAAAAGGAACAGCCAGCACTTTAGAAGAAGCAGAAATTCCTGTTTCGCAAGTGAAAAAAATTGGTGAAAATCAAGAAACACTAATTGATTATATTCGAAACGGCCAAGTAACTCTCGTTGTAAATACTTTAACTACAGGAAAACGTCCAGAACGAGATGGTTTCCAAATTCGTCGCGAATCCGTCGAAAATGGTATCCCAGTATGTACATCGCTCGATACAGCAGAAGCTATCTTGCGTGTACTTGAATCACGCTCTTTTGAACTAGAATCCATGAATGCCAGTGAAGTGAAGCAACCTAAAGTACGAGTTTAA
- a CDS encoding dihydroorotate dehydrogenase, with translation MNRLAVEIPGLSLKNPIMPASGCFGFGQEYSKYYDLNKLGAIMAKAVTPEPRLGNPTPRVAETASGMLNAIGLQNPGLEHVLAHELPFLEQFETPIIANVAGATEDDYVEVCSRIGESKAVKAIELNISCPNVKHGGIAFGTDPEVAHRLTKAVKSVASVPVYVKLSPNVADIVSIAQAIEAAGADGLTMINTLLGMRIDLKTRKPIIANGTGGLSGPAIKPVAIRMIHQVRSVSNIPIIGMGGVQTVDDVLEFLIAGADAVAVGTMNFTDPFICPKLITELPIRMDELGISSLQELKKERANQ, from the coding sequence ATGAATCGATTGGCTGTAGAAATTCCCGGATTATCGCTCAAAAATCCCATTATGCCAGCATCAGGATGTTTTGGTTTTGGACAAGAATATAGTAAGTATTATGATTTAAATAAACTCGGTGCGATTATGGCTAAAGCTGTCACACCAGAACCTAGACTTGGAAATCCTACGCCACGTGTAGCAGAAACAGCGAGCGGAATGCTTAATGCTATCGGTTTGCAAAATCCAGGACTGGAACATGTATTAGCCCATGAACTTCCATTTTTAGAACAATTTGAAACGCCGATTATCGCTAATGTGGCGGGGGCAACGGAGGACGATTATGTTGAAGTTTGCTCCCGAATTGGTGAGTCCAAAGCAGTGAAAGCAATCGAACTCAATATTTCGTGTCCAAATGTAAAACACGGCGGTATCGCATTCGGAACAGACCCAGAAGTAGCGCATCGTTTAACTAAAGCGGTGAAAAGTGTTGCAAGTGTGCCTGTTTACGTGAAATTATCACCGAATGTAGCGGACATTGTTTCCATCGCGCAAGCTATTGAAGCGGCGGGTGCAGATGGGCTCACAATGATTAATACTTTGCTCGGTATGCGTATTGATTTAAAAACAAGAAAACCAATTATTGCAAATGGAACAGGTGGACTTTCTGGTCCAGCGATTAAACCAGTGGCTATCCGAATGATTCATCAAGTTCGTTCTGTAAGCAATATTCCTATCATTGGCATGGGCGGCGTGCAAACAGTTGATGATGTACTAGAATTCTTAATTGCAGGAGCAGATGCAGTCGCAGTAGGAACGATGAATTTTACCGACCCATTTATTTGTCCAAAATTAATTACCGAACTTCCAATACGAATGGATGAACTTGGCATTTCTTCCCTACAAGAACTTAAAAAGGAGCGAGCAAACCAATGA
- a CDS encoding solute carrier family 23 protein yields the protein MTETTETVTKPVLDIHEKPSFNKWIILSIQHLFTMFGSTIFVPSVTGLSPGVALVSSGLGTLAYLGITRGKIPAYLGSSFTFIAPITALLAAKSGGGPGAVMVGTFSVGVVYAIVSLIVYYAGVDWIQKVLPPIVVGPVIMVIGLSLAPSAAAMAMGTNKGAYDLKTLGVALITLLATIIAMMFFKGFMGLIPILFGFTVGYLTSMAFGMVDYTLIKNASFFQIPDFSIPFVNIDPVITVTVVLSMAPLAFVTMAEHMGHQLLLNRITNKNFFKDPGLHRSLLADGTASIIASLIGGPPVTTYGENIGVLAITKVYSVFVIGGAAVFAILFGFIGYINAVITSVPTAVLGGISLLLFGVIATSGLRMMIENKIDLSSNRNMIIASVVLVVGIGGLTIKSGTFELPGMAMAAIVGIILNLILPAKHKSA from the coding sequence ATGACAGAAACGACAGAAACAGTGACAAAACCAGTACTAGATATACATGAAAAACCAAGCTTTAATAAATGGATTATTCTTAGCATTCAGCACCTTTTCACTATGTTTGGCTCTACTATCTTTGTGCCAAGTGTGACAGGGTTAAGCCCGGGGGTAGCGCTTGTATCTAGCGGACTCGGGACACTTGCTTATCTAGGAATTACACGTGGAAAAATACCTGCATATCTAGGTTCATCATTTACCTTCATTGCACCAATCACCGCATTACTTGCAGCAAAATCTGGCGGAGGTCCTGGCGCTGTAATGGTTGGTACTTTTTCAGTCGGTGTTGTGTACGCGATTGTTTCTTTGATTGTTTACTACGCTGGTGTGGACTGGATTCAAAAAGTGTTACCACCAATTGTTGTTGGACCAGTAATTATGGTCATTGGTTTGTCGCTTGCTCCAAGTGCAGCTGCGATGGCGATGGGAACAAACAAAGGCGCTTATGATTTGAAAACATTAGGAGTAGCACTTATCACGCTTCTAGCAACCATAATAGCGATGATGTTTTTCAAAGGGTTTATGGGTTTGATTCCGATTTTGTTTGGCTTCACAGTAGGTTATTTAACTAGTATGGCATTTGGAATGGTAGACTACACTTTAATCAAAAATGCCTCGTTTTTCCAAATACCAGATTTTAGTATTCCATTTGTGAATATTGATCCAGTCATTACCGTTACAGTTGTTCTTAGTATGGCGCCTCTTGCGTTTGTAACGATGGCAGAACATATGGGACATCAATTACTTCTTAACCGAATTACGAATAAAAACTTTTTTAAAGACCCTGGACTTCACCGTTCCTTGCTTGCGGATGGTACTGCTTCGATTATCGCATCGCTAATCGGTGGACCTCCTGTTACAACATATGGCGAAAATATTGGCGTCTTAGCAATTACAAAAGTATATAGCGTGTTTGTTATCGGAGGAGCGGCAGTCTTCGCTATCCTCTTCGGATTTATTGGCTACATTAATGCAGTTATCACCTCAGTCCCAACAGCAGTTCTAGGCGGAATTTCCCTGCTACTCTTTGGGGTGATTGCGACAAGTGGACTTCGAATGATGATTGAAAATAAAATTGATTTAAGTAGCAACCGTAATATGATTATTGCTTCTGTTGTACTAGTAGTCGGGATTGGTGGACTTACTATTAAATCTGGTACATTTGAACTTCCGGGTATGGCAATGGCAGCAATAGTTGGGATTATCTTAAACTTAATATTACCAGCCAAACATAAATCAGCATAA
- the pyrE gene encoding orotate phosphoribosyltransferase encodes MSIEKQVAEQLLEIKAVFLKPNDPFTWASGIKSPIYCDNRLTLGFPKVRQFIAESLAEKIKETFGEVDVVAGTATAGIPHAAWVSDLLDLPMVYVRSKAKEHGKGNQIEGLIAKGQKVVVIEDLISTGGSSLKAVEALEEAGAEVLGIAAIFTYGLDKGKKLLAESNTKLITLTNYDELIEVALNKDYVTAEDMATLKEWKKSPENWGK; translated from the coding sequence ATGAGTATTGAAAAACAAGTAGCCGAACAATTATTAGAAATCAAAGCAGTCTTTTTAAAACCAAATGATCCATTCACTTGGGCTTCAGGAATTAAATCCCCTATTTATTGTGATAATCGCTTAACATTAGGTTTTCCAAAAGTCCGCCAATTTATTGCCGAATCACTGGCAGAAAAAATTAAAGAAACATTTGGCGAAGTAGATGTTGTTGCAGGCACCGCGACCGCTGGAATTCCGCATGCCGCATGGGTAAGTGATTTACTTGATCTACCAATGGTCTATGTGCGCTCAAAAGCAAAAGAACATGGTAAAGGAAACCAAATCGAAGGACTCATCGCGAAAGGTCAAAAAGTAGTCGTGATTGAAGACTTGATTTCGACAGGCGGAAGCTCTTTAAAAGCGGTAGAAGCTTTAGAGGAAGCGGGAGCAGAAGTGCTTGGAATCGCAGCAATCTTTACATATGGTTTAGATAAAGGGAAAAAATTATTAGCAGAATCGAATACAAAATTAATTACATTAACAAACTACGATGAGCTAATTGAAGTAGCTTTAAATAAAGATTATGTAACAGCAGAAGATATGGCGACATTAAAAGAATGGAAGAAAAGTCCAGAAAACTGGGGCAAATAA
- a CDS encoding aspartate carbamoyltransferase catalytic subunit encodes MKNLLSMEALTVHEIEHLLEQAAQFKHGKKATFKEQTFAVNMFFEPSTRTHTSFEVAEKKLGVEVISFDASSSSMTKGETLYDTLLTMQAVGVNVAVIRHSDENYYAGLENLDIAIVNGGDGCGEHPSQSLLDLFTIKEQFGTFQGLKIAIVGDIRHSRVANSNMKVLKRLGAELFFSGPREWFDDSYLAYGTYLSIDEMVEKVDVMMLLRVQHERHSGTERFTKASYHEKFGLTEERAMKLKEDAIIMHPSPVNRDVEIADSLVESEKSRIVTQMTNGVFIRMAILEVILKEKSRRAKVCTY; translated from the coding sequence ATGAAAAATTTGTTGTCAATGGAAGCATTAACTGTCCATGAAATCGAGCATTTATTAGAGCAGGCGGCACAGTTTAAACACGGGAAGAAAGCCACTTTTAAAGAGCAGACTTTTGCGGTGAATATGTTTTTTGAACCGAGTACAAGAACACATACGAGTTTTGAAGTAGCGGAAAAAAAGTTAGGTGTGGAAGTCATTTCCTTTGATGCCTCGAGTTCTAGTATGACAAAAGGGGAAACGCTCTACGATACACTGCTGACAATGCAGGCTGTCGGGGTTAATGTCGCGGTGATTAGACATTCAGATGAAAACTACTATGCAGGACTTGAAAATCTAGATATTGCTATCGTAAACGGCGGGGACGGCTGCGGGGAACATCCAAGTCAATCACTGCTAGATTTATTCACGATAAAAGAACAATTTGGTACTTTTCAAGGATTGAAAATAGCCATTGTTGGTGATATTCGTCATAGTCGGGTAGCCAATTCAAACATGAAAGTTCTGAAAAGACTTGGAGCAGAGTTGTTTTTCTCAGGACCAAGAGAATGGTTTGATGATAGTTACTTAGCGTATGGGACGTACTTATCTATCGATGAGATGGTTGAAAAGGTTGATGTGATGATGCTTTTACGTGTACAACATGAGCGCCACAGCGGCACAGAACGATTTACGAAAGCAAGCTACCACGAAAAATTTGGTTTGACGGAAGAACGGGCGATGAAGTTAAAAGAAGATGCAATCATCATGCACCCAAGTCCGGTAAATCGCGATGTAGAAATTGCTGATAGTTTAGTAGAAAGCGAAAAATCACGCATTGTTACACAAATGACAAATGGCGTTTTTATAAGGATGGCAATTTTGGAAGTAATTTTAAAAGAAAAGAGCAGGAGGGCGAAAGTATGTACGTATTAA
- a CDS encoding short chain dehydrogenase has protein sequence MKILLIGASGTLGSAVKERLEKKAEVITAGRHSGDVTVDITSVDSIKKMYEQVGKIDAIVSATGSATFSPLAELTPEKNAVTISSKLGGQINLVLLGMNSLNDNGSFTLTTGIMMEDPIVQGASAAMANGAVTAFAKSAAIEMPRGIRINTVSPNVLEESWDKLESFFQGFVPVPAAKVAHAFEKSVFGAQTGETYKVY, from the coding sequence ATGAAAATTTTATTAATTGGGGCTTCTGGTACGCTTGGTTCTGCGGTGAAAGAACGTTTGGAGAAAAAAGCGGAAGTGATTACTGCTGGCAGACATAGTGGCGATGTAACGGTGGATATTACGAGTGTCGATAGTATCAAAAAAATGTATGAACAGGTTGGAAAGATAGACGCGATTGTGTCAGCAACTGGGAGCGCCACTTTTTCCCCTTTAGCGGAATTAACTCCAGAGAAAAATGCTGTGACAATTAGTAGTAAACTAGGTGGTCAAATTAATTTAGTTTTACTTGGAATGAACTCATTGAATGATAATGGGAGTTTTACACTCACTACTGGTATTATGATGGAAGACCCAATCGTTCAAGGGGCCTCTGCTGCAATGGCAAATGGTGCGGTTACTGCTTTTGCCAAATCCGCTGCGATTGAGATGCCACGCGGAATTCGGATTAACACAGTAAGTCCAAATGTTTTAGAAGAGTCTTGGGACAAACTAGAATCATTTTTCCAAGGGTTCGTTCCAGTCCCAGCTGCCAAAGTCGCACATGCTTTTGAAAAAAGTGTTTTTGGCGCCCAAACTGGCGAAACTTACAAAGTATATTAA